From a single Paludibacter jiangxiensis genomic region:
- a CDS encoding sugar transferase — translation MLTQRESNLSKVMIVLQVILSSGIFISTSCLFSIQMLTPEHFTMFISQLIIIWSVCFYYLHLGIIFRNSSFYSMIRGYLATIILGCTFFILEATFLPALSHKKLLILYICYFGAINFISLIAFKSSFYSIMHFIRSRNHNTRNIIIIANKSSESFINSFMYSKDWGYKISKIITPDPQIKDKYANAILIDNQESLLKFVTLNAVDDIFYCIPINNKQFDIIQLIRSLDEIGVSLHMMLHYFPRHQQQTGKNNIPFKEQFIDYQTTPNNYICLHLKEVFDHIASAFLLVIGSPLMLLIAALIKLEDGGPVLFRQERIGKNGRRFTCLKFRSMVVDAEARKQALMQLNEADGPVFKMENDPRMTRIGRYIRKLSFDELPQLINVFKGEMSIVGPRPPLLSEVMKYSRPQIRRLSMKPGITGSWQVWGRHTVTFKEWMKMDLDYIDSWSINMDLKIMVATIGVVLKANGR, via the coding sequence ATGCTTACCCAAAGGGAGTCTAATCTTTCGAAAGTGATGATCGTTTTACAGGTCATCCTTTCTTCTGGAATTTTTATCAGCACCTCCTGTCTATTTTCTATTCAAATGCTGACTCCAGAGCATTTTACCATGTTCATAAGCCAGCTTATCATAATATGGAGTGTCTGCTTTTATTATCTTCATCTGGGTATTATTTTCAGAAACTCTTCGTTTTACAGTATGATCCGCGGCTACCTGGCCACTATAATTTTGGGGTGCACATTCTTCATATTGGAAGCTACATTCCTGCCTGCTTTAAGCCATAAAAAACTGCTAATTTTATACATCTGTTATTTTGGAGCAATCAATTTCATCTCTCTTATTGCTTTTAAAAGCAGTTTTTACAGCATTATGCACTTCATTCGAAGCAGGAATCACAACACCCGAAATATTATTATTATCGCCAACAAATCATCCGAATCGTTTATCAACTCATTTATGTATTCGAAAGACTGGGGGTATAAAATCAGCAAAATCATCACTCCTGATCCGCAGATCAAAGACAAATACGCCAATGCGATTCTCATAGACAATCAGGAAAGCCTGCTAAAATTCGTAACACTAAACGCAGTGGACGATATTTTTTATTGTATTCCGATTAATAACAAACAGTTTGATATCATCCAACTCATCCGCTCGTTAGATGAAATAGGTGTTAGCCTGCATATGATGCTTCACTATTTCCCCAGACATCAACAACAAACTGGCAAAAATAACATTCCGTTCAAAGAGCAATTTATTGATTATCAAACCACCCCCAACAATTACATTTGTCTGCACCTGAAAGAAGTTTTTGATCACATAGCAAGTGCTTTTTTACTGGTGATAGGCTCTCCTCTAATGTTACTGATTGCGGCATTGATTAAATTAGAAGATGGAGGGCCAGTCCTTTTCAGACAGGAACGAATTGGCAAAAACGGCAGACGGTTCACCTGCTTAAAATTCCGATCAATGGTAGTAGATGCAGAAGCCAGAAAACAAGCGCTGATGCAGCTGAATGAAGCTGACGGTCCTGTATTCAAAATGGAGAATGACCCCAGAATGACCCGTATTGGCCGCTATATCCGTAAATTATCCTTTGACGAATTACCCCAGCTCATTAATGTATTCAAAGGCGAAATGTCCATTGTGGGTCCCCGCCCCCCTTTGCTCTCTGAAGTTATGAAATACAGTCGTCCCCAAATAAGACGGCTCAGCATGAAGCCCGGCATTACTGGCAGCTGGCAGGTATGGGGTCGTCATACGGTAACCTTCAAAGAGTGGATGAAGATGGATCTGGACTATATTGACAGCTGGTCGATAAATATGGATCTGAAGATAATGGTTGCCACGATTGGTGTAGTATTGAAAGCAAACGGACGATGA
- a CDS encoding DNA-3-methyladenine glycosylase I, giving the protein MKDKQRCPWPANHTLAIEYHDTEWGVPLHDDARHFEFIVLDSFQAGLSWNTILNKRENFRKAFDNFDYSVIADYDEAKIEALMHNEGIIRNRLKILATITNARAFMQVQKEFGSFDRYIWQFTGGKTIDHRITDMKTTPVSTSESDAMSKDLKKRGFKFVGTTICYAYMQAAGMINDHLVSCFRHDISNE; this is encoded by the coding sequence ATGAAAGATAAACAACGTTGCCCCTGGCCGGCAAATCACACGCTGGCAATTGAATACCACGACACCGAATGGGGTGTTCCGCTCCATGATGACGCGCGCCATTTCGAATTTATAGTACTCGACAGCTTTCAGGCTGGACTGAGCTGGAATACTATCCTCAATAAACGGGAGAATTTCAGAAAGGCTTTTGATAATTTCGATTATAGCGTGATAGCTGATTATGATGAAGCAAAAATTGAAGCTTTAATGCACAACGAGGGTATAATCCGGAACCGGCTTAAAATTCTTGCAACTATCACCAACGCTCGTGCCTTTATGCAGGTACAGAAAGAATTCGGCTCCTTCGATCGTTACATCTGGCAATTCACCGGAGGCAAAACCATTGACCACAGAATCACGGACATGAAAACAACGCCTGTCTCTACCTCAGAATCGGACGCCATGAGCAAAGACCTCAAAAAACGGGGATTTAAATTCGTTGGCACGACTATCTGCTACGCTTACATGCAGGCTGCCGGAATGATCAACGATCACTTAGTGAGCTGCTTCAGACATGATATCAGTAACGAGTAA
- a CDS encoding DUF4924 family protein, whose product MFIAQQKRKDNIAEYVLYMWQLEDLIRAYKLDIESIAENVINKMTYGEEGKAQIRDWYESLIEMMRLEGVQEKGHLQMVKNTVSDVTDLHYALLKSPKYPGYSALFYQTLSVIGAFRQRQDNPDAEDIELCFVFLYGVLMLRLQKREISQDTQIALTQISKLLALLSHNYKLYLNNELELDEPEV is encoded by the coding sequence ATGTTTATTGCACAGCAAAAGCGAAAAGACAATATTGCCGAATATGTTCTCTATATGTGGCAACTCGAAGATTTGATCCGTGCCTATAAGCTCGATATTGAATCAATTGCGGAAAATGTGATCAATAAAATGACTTACGGAGAAGAGGGAAAAGCTCAGATTCGCGATTGGTACGAAAGTTTGATTGAGATGATGCGTTTGGAAGGTGTGCAGGAAAAAGGGCATTTGCAAATGGTGAAAAATACCGTGTCGGATGTAACCGATTTGCATTATGCTTTGCTGAAATCTCCCAAATATCCCGGCTATAGTGCTCTTTTTTATCAGACTTTGTCGGTTATCGGGGCTTTTCGTCAACGACAGGATAATCCTGATGCAGAAGATATTGAGCTGTGTTTTGTTTTCCTGTATGGGGTACTGATGCTTCGTTTGCAAAAGAGAGAAATTTCGCAGGATACGCAGATAGCTCTCACCCAAATCAGTAAATTACTAGCCTTGTTGTCTCACAATTATAAGCTTTATCTGAATAACGAACTGGAATTGGACGAGCCGGAAGTCTAA
- a CDS encoding RNA-binding S4 domain-containing protein encodes MKNEARIDKWLWAMRLFKTRTIAAEACKKGRVMILQTAVKPSRNIKVGDVIQVKRSPVVYSFKVLALTENRLGAKLVPEYMENVTTADQLELLELSKVAGFVGRDRGTGRPTKKDRRDLDAFMDDEEPFFADEDWED; translated from the coding sequence ATGAAAAACGAAGCGCGTATAGATAAATGGCTGTGGGCTATGCGGTTGTTTAAGACACGCACCATTGCCGCCGAAGCTTGTAAAAAGGGTAGGGTGATGATTCTGCAAACAGCGGTAAAACCTTCCCGGAATATCAAAGTGGGTGATGTGATTCAGGTGAAACGTTCGCCGGTCGTTTATTCATTCAAGGTACTTGCTCTTACGGAAAACCGGCTGGGAGCCAAGCTGGTTCCCGAATACATGGAGAATGTGACAACGGCTGATCAGCTGGAGTTGCTCGAACTGTCGAAAGTGGCAGGCTTTGTGGGGCGCGACAGAGGAACCGGAAGGCCAACCAAGAAAGATCGCCGTGATCTGGATGCTTTTATGGATGATGAAGAGCCTTTCTTTGCTGATGAAGACTGGGAAGATTAA
- a CDS encoding GtrA family protein, with protein sequence MLAQFVKFCVVGASGTVIDFGLTYLFKEKVHLNKYISNSIGFLSAATSNYILNRIWSFENHNPAIGEQYMLFMSISLLGLLINNGVIYLLTKKLHMNFYVAKVIATGVVTLWNFVMNYLFTFR encoded by the coding sequence ATGTTAGCACAATTTGTAAAGTTTTGTGTGGTAGGAGCTTCCGGTACGGTGATCGATTTCGGTCTGACGTATCTTTTTAAAGAGAAGGTTCACCTCAATAAGTACATTTCCAATTCTATCGGGTTTCTCTCGGCGGCGACATCCAACTATATCCTGAACCGGATATGGTCGTTCGAGAACCACAATCCTGCTATAGGAGAGCAATACATGCTCTTCATGTCCATCTCTCTTCTGGGGCTTTTGATCAACAACGGCGTTATTTATCTGTTGACTAAAAAACTTCACATGAATTTTTATGTTGCCAAGGTAATTGCCACTGGAGTTGTTACGTTGTGGAACTTTGTGATGAATTATTTATTTACGTTCCGGTAA
- a CDS encoding DUF362 domain-containing protein, with product MAHVISEDCIACGSCISECPVEAISEGDIYVIDPDICTDCGTCADVCPSEAIHPA from the coding sequence ATGGCTCACGTAATTTCAGAAGATTGTATTGCATGTGGTTCTTGTATCAGTGAATGTCCTGTTGAAGCTATCAGCGAAGGCGATATCTATGTAATCGACCCGGATATTTGCACAGATTGCGGAACATGTGCTGATGTTTGTCCTTCAGAAGCAATTCATCCGGCATAA
- the gcvT gene encoding glycine cleavage system aminomethyltransferase GcvT, with amino-acid sequence MKTTPFTEKHIALGAKMAAFAGYNMPIEYSGITDEHMTVRQGVGVFDVSHMGEFWVKGEKALPFLQRITSNDVSVLPVGKAQYSCFPNGKGGIVDDLLVYHYEPQKYMLVVNAANIDKDWNWCVQNNTEGADLENASDRMAQLAVQGPKAVEVLQKLTAVDLSSIAYYAFTTGEFAGVKDVIISNTGYTGAGGFELYFYPEQADIIWNAIFETGKEYGIKPIGLGARDTLRLEMGFALYGNDIDDTTSPIEAGLGWITKFADDKNFIDRPLLEQQKAEGVSRRLVGFILTERGIPRHDYPIVDAEGRVIGKVTSGTQSPVLKAGVGMGYVEVGFAKPETQIFISIRNKPVAAKVVKPPFCKGAL; translated from the coding sequence ATTAAGACAACTCCATTTACAGAGAAACACATCGCGTTGGGAGCTAAAATGGCTGCTTTTGCGGGTTATAATATGCCCATAGAATATAGCGGAATCACAGACGAACATATGACTGTGCGTCAGGGTGTCGGCGTGTTTGATGTGTCGCACATGGGCGAATTTTGGGTGAAAGGCGAAAAAGCGTTGCCTTTTCTTCAGCGGATTACTTCAAATGATGTGTCGGTATTGCCTGTTGGCAAAGCGCAATATTCCTGTTTTCCTAACGGGAAGGGCGGCATTGTTGATGACTTGCTGGTTTATCATTACGAACCTCAAAAATATATGCTGGTGGTGAATGCTGCCAATATTGACAAAGACTGGAACTGGTGCGTGCAAAATAACACGGAAGGTGCCGATTTGGAAAATGCGTCCGACCGTATGGCGCAATTGGCAGTGCAAGGCCCTAAAGCGGTTGAAGTGCTGCAAAAGCTCACCGCTGTCGATTTATCCTCTATCGCATATTATGCATTTACGACCGGCGAATTTGCCGGAGTGAAAGATGTTATCATTTCCAACACAGGCTATACGGGAGCCGGAGGTTTCGAGCTCTATTTCTATCCTGAACAGGCAGATATTATCTGGAATGCAATTTTTGAGACCGGAAAAGAGTATGGTATAAAACCAATAGGACTTGGTGCTCGCGATACATTGCGTTTGGAAATGGGTTTTGCGCTTTATGGCAACGATATTGATGATACCACCTCTCCAATAGAGGCCGGTCTTGGATGGATTACCAAATTTGCTGATGACAAGAATTTTATAGACAGACCTTTGCTGGAACAACAGAAGGCAGAAGGTGTTAGCCGTCGGTTGGTTGGTTTTATTCTCACAGAAAGAGGTATTCCGCGTCATGATTATCCGATTGTTGACGCAGAAGGCCGTGTTATCGGAAAAGTCACTTCGGGGACACAGTCTCCGGTTTTGAAAGCCGGTGTCGGGATGGGATACGTGGAAGTAGGGTTTGCGAAACCCGAAACGCAGATTTTTATCAGTATCCGGAACAAGCCCGTTGCAGCTAAAGTAGTTAAGCCTCCTTTCTGTAAAGGAGCGCTCTAA
- the pepT gene encoding peptidase T, producing MYSKLVDRFLKYVSFVTTSDEKTGLTPSTPGQLIFANYLADELKNIGLIDVSVSEYGYVMGTLPANTDLAVPTIGFIAHMDTSPDMTGKHPKPRIVAQYDGSEIVLNKEENIVLAPSEFPELLQYKGQDIIVTDGKTLLGADDKAGIAEIMTALENLVANPSLKHGKIRVAFTPDEEIGMGASKFDVEKFAADWAYTLDGGEIGELEYENFNAAAATVTFKGRNVHPGYAKHKMLNSMRVANQFAGMLPRHETPEHTEGYEGFYHLTSMEGNVEKSTLTYIIRDHDRDRFEKRKKEVQHLVNKINSEFPGCASVELKDQYFNMREKIEPVMHIVTIAEEAMKEADVKPNVKAIRGGTDGSQLSFKGLPCPNIFAGGHNFHGRFEYVPIPSMQKAVDVILKIVEKVAKLN from the coding sequence ATGTATTCCAAATTAGTAGATCGTTTTCTGAAATACGTGTCGTTTGTGACTACATCCGACGAAAAAACAGGTCTGACTCCCAGCACTCCGGGACAGTTGATTTTTGCAAATTACCTTGCAGATGAGTTGAAAAACATAGGATTGATAGATGTTTCGGTAAGTGAATACGGATATGTGATGGGCACCCTGCCTGCCAATACAGATCTTGCTGTGCCGACTATCGGATTTATAGCTCATATGGATACTAGTCCTGACATGACTGGCAAACACCCAAAACCACGCATTGTGGCTCAATATGACGGTAGTGAAATTGTTCTGAACAAGGAAGAAAATATTGTACTTGCTCCGTCCGAATTCCCTGAACTGCTTCAGTATAAAGGGCAGGACATTATTGTGACTGATGGTAAAACCTTGCTGGGTGCCGATGATAAGGCTGGTATTGCCGAAATTATGACTGCACTTGAAAATCTGGTTGCCAATCCGTCACTGAAACACGGGAAAATCCGGGTGGCTTTTACGCCAGACGAAGAGATCGGGATGGGAGCTTCCAAGTTTGATGTGGAAAAATTTGCAGCAGACTGGGCTTATACGCTCGACGGCGGAGAGATCGGTGAGCTTGAATACGAAAATTTCAATGCGGCTGCGGCTACGGTTACGTTCAAAGGACGCAATGTTCATCCGGGATATGCAAAGCATAAAATGTTGAACTCTATGCGTGTAGCCAATCAGTTCGCGGGTATGTTGCCACGTCACGAAACTCCCGAGCATACTGAAGGATACGAAGGTTTTTATCACCTTACCTCCATGGAAGGGAATGTGGAGAAATCGACCCTAACTTACATTATCAGAGATCATGATCGCGATCGTTTTGAGAAAAGGAAAAAAGAAGTGCAACATTTGGTCAATAAAATTAACTCCGAATTTCCGGGTTGTGCTTCGGTAGAGCTGAAAGATCAGTATTTCAATATGCGCGAGAAAATTGAACCGGTGATGCACATTGTGACAATCGCGGAAGAAGCGATGAAGGAAGCGGACGTCAAACCGAACGTGAAAGCAATTCGCGGGGGAACCGACGGATCGCAGCTGTCGTTCAAAGGATTGCCTTGTCCGAATATTTTTGCAGGAGGCCATAATTTCCACGGTCGCTTCGAGTATGTGCCCATTCCATCGATGCAGAAAGCGGTAGATGTGATTTTAAAGATTGTGGAAAAAGTCGCAAAACTCAACTGA
- a CDS encoding RNA polymerase sigma factor, producing MPINLLEKTDDELVHLYSKGDHDAFAVLISRHKDKVYTYIYLLVRNRQLAEDLFQDTFIKVVTSIKQQRYADNGKFVAWVNRIAHNLIIDYFRREQGENTLSHTDFDYDVFNNVRLSDSTVEEEMVREQLMCNVARMVDFLPDTQQEVVRMRFYEDLSFKEIADKTGVSINTALGRMRYALINMRKMAEENNMVLNI from the coding sequence ATGCCTATCAATTTGTTGGAAAAGACAGATGATGAGTTGGTACACCTTTACTCCAAAGGTGATCATGATGCTTTTGCTGTGTTAATAAGCAGGCACAAGGATAAAGTTTATACGTACATTTACCTTCTCGTACGTAATCGTCAGTTGGCAGAAGATCTGTTTCAGGATACCTTTATAAAAGTAGTAACTTCTATCAAGCAGCAGCGTTATGCTGATAATGGAAAATTTGTGGCCTGGGTGAACCGGATTGCACACAATCTTATTATCGATTATTTCCGTCGCGAACAGGGCGAAAATACGCTTTCCCATACTGATTTTGACTATGACGTTTTTAATAATGTCAGGTTGAGCGATTCCACTGTGGAGGAGGAAATGGTACGTGAACAGCTGATGTGTAATGTTGCACGAATGGTTGATTTTCTGCCTGATACTCAGCAGGAAGTTGTCCGGATGAGGTTTTATGAAGACTTGAGCTTTAAGGAAATAGCTGATAAAACAGGCGTGAGCATAAATACGGCGCTGGGTAGAATGCGGTATGCACTTATCAATATGCGAAAGATGGCAGAGGAAAATAATATGGTTTTGAATATTTAA
- the radC gene encoding RadC family protein — MNKHLNIKEWKEEDRPREKFLLKGAQSLSDVELLAIIIGSGNACESAVELSQRILHSVEYNLDELGKQSIQSLIKNFKGIGNAKAITIAAAMELGRRRKVAQPAEKKKVLASEDVFEVLHSKMADLPHEEFWMLLLNRANKIIGQVKLTQGGTGQTVVEIPLVLKTAIDKLAAGIIVGHNHPSGNIEPSQQDIKITQKLSEACKIVDISLLDHLIIGHKTYYSFADNGML; from the coding sequence ATGAACAAACACCTGAATATCAAGGAATGGAAAGAAGAAGATCGTCCAAGAGAAAAATTCTTATTAAAAGGAGCTCAATCGCTTTCCGATGTCGAACTGCTTGCAATCATCATAGGTTCCGGCAATGCCTGTGAGTCGGCTGTGGAGTTGTCGCAACGCATCTTACATTCCGTAGAATACAATCTCGACGAGCTGGGCAAACAAAGCATCCAATCCCTGATAAAAAACTTCAAAGGCATTGGCAACGCCAAAGCAATTACAATTGCTGCCGCAATGGAACTGGGAAGACGGCGAAAAGTTGCTCAACCTGCCGAAAAAAAGAAAGTGCTTGCCAGCGAAGATGTATTTGAGGTGCTGCATTCGAAAATGGCCGATCTTCCCCACGAGGAGTTCTGGATGCTACTGCTCAACCGGGCAAACAAAATAATTGGACAGGTAAAACTCACGCAGGGAGGAACAGGCCAGACAGTTGTGGAAATACCATTAGTACTGAAAACAGCCATTGACAAACTGGCTGCCGGTATCATTGTGGGACATAACCATCCGTCCGGAAATATAGAACCAAGCCAGCAAGACATCAAAATAACGCAAAAGCTTTCGGAAGCCTGCAAAATCGTTGATATTTCACTTCTGGATCATCTGATAATCGGACACAAAACTTATTACAGTTTTGCCGACAACGGAATGCTGTAG
- the efp gene encoding elongation factor P, with protein sequence MATTADFRNGMCLDMEGQFYFIVEFLHVKPGKGPAFVRTKLKNVQTGRVIDKTFNSGVKVDEVRIERRPYQYLYQDDMGYNFMNNETFEQISIQKSLINGVDFLKEGESVEVVTHAESETVLYADVATHVVLQITYTEPGLKGDTATNTLKPATVETGATVRVPLFIETGEKIKVDTRDGSYVERAK encoded by the coding sequence ATGGCAACAACAGCTGACTTTAGAAATGGAATGTGCCTCGATATGGAGGGCCAATTTTACTTCATAGTTGAATTTCTTCACGTAAAACCGGGTAAAGGTCCGGCTTTCGTTCGTACAAAATTGAAAAACGTACAAACTGGTCGCGTAATCGACAAAACTTTCAACTCAGGTGTCAAGGTAGATGAAGTCCGTATCGAACGCCGTCCTTATCAATACCTCTATCAGGACGATATGGGTTACAACTTCATGAACAACGAGACTTTTGAACAAATTTCCATTCAGAAATCATTAATCAATGGCGTTGACTTTTTGAAAGAAGGCGAATCTGTTGAAGTAGTAACACATGCAGAATCAGAAACTGTTTTGTATGCTGACGTTGCAACTCATGTTGTATTGCAGATTACCTACACAGAACCGGGTCTGAAAGGCGATACCGCTACCAACACATTGAAACCGGCTACCGTTGAAACAGGAGCTACCGTTCGTGTTCCTCTGTTTATCGAAACAGGCGAAAAGATCAAGGTTGATACCCGTGACGGTTCATACGTAGAAAGAGCAAAATAA
- a CDS encoding OmpA family protein — translation MKKSNVIISLALCGAILVSGCASMSNTAKGGLLGGGAGAALGAGVGALFGKGKGAVIGAAVGTAVGATTGVIIGKKMDKQKEELAKIQGAQVESVKDANNLEAIKVTFAEGILFSTGKSILSASSKDALTKFAASLKNNAQTDVTIYGYTDNTGSLALNQRLSQERANAVGQYLNNSGIESARLSTIGKAWDNPVADNSTAAGRAQNRRVEVFISANSTMIQQANDGTLK, via the coding sequence ATGAAAAAATCAAATGTAATTATTTCGTTAGCTCTTTGTGGAGCTATTCTAGTGTCCGGTTGTGCAAGCATGAGCAATACTGCTAAAGGCGGACTTTTGGGTGGTGGTGCAGGTGCAGCACTTGGTGCCGGCGTAGGCGCTTTGTTCGGAAAAGGCAAAGGCGCTGTTATTGGAGCCGCAGTCGGTACAGCAGTTGGTGCAACTACCGGTGTAATAATCGGCAAGAAAATGGACAAACAAAAAGAAGAGTTGGCAAAAATACAGGGCGCTCAGGTTGAATCCGTAAAAGACGCAAACAACCTTGAAGCTATCAAAGTAACTTTCGCTGAAGGAATTCTGTTCAGCACAGGTAAAAGTATCCTCAGCGCTTCTTCAAAAGATGCTCTTACCAAATTTGCTGCTTCATTGAAGAACAATGCTCAAACAGACGTTACCATCTATGGATATACAGACAATACCGGAAGTTTGGCACTTAACCAGCGCTTATCACAGGAACGTGCCAATGCTGTTGGACAATACCTGAACAACAGTGGTATCGAAAGTGCTCGTCTTTCAACAATTGGTAAAGCATGGGACAATCCTGTAGCTGACAACAGTACTGCAGCAGGTCGTGCTCAAAACCGTCGCGTAGAAGTTTTCATCTCAGCTAACTCTACTATGATTCAACAAGCTAACGACGGCACATTGAAATAA
- a CDS encoding inositol monophosphatase family protein produces the protein MRMDYEELCLSVCEIARKAGGFIANERKHFNPDKIESKGLHDLVSYVDKTSEKVIIEALSTLLPESGFIAEEGTSNKKGDRFNWVIDPLDGTTNFIQGVPVYAVSIGLLEGEELVLGVVYEICRDECFFSWKGGKAYLNGDEIHVSKTSDMHDALLATGFPYSNFSQLDSYMGLLKWSMTEARGVRRLGSAATDLAYVACGRFDAFFEYDLKPWDVAAGAFIVQQGGGKIADFNCGESYLFGGEIIASNAPLLAEMQQKVDEFMN, from the coding sequence ATAAGAATGGATTACGAAGAACTTTGCCTCTCCGTTTGCGAAATAGCCCGGAAAGCAGGCGGTTTTATAGCCAACGAGCGTAAGCATTTCAATCCGGATAAGATTGAAAGTAAAGGCTTGCACGATTTGGTGAGCTACGTGGATAAGACCTCTGAAAAAGTGATTATCGAAGCACTTTCGACATTGCTTCCCGAGTCAGGTTTTATAGCCGAAGAGGGTACTTCCAATAAAAAAGGTGACCGTTTCAACTGGGTGATCGATCCCTTGGACGGTACCACCAATTTTATTCAGGGCGTGCCGGTTTATGCCGTCAGTATCGGATTGCTCGAAGGAGAAGAGCTGGTGCTCGGTGTGGTCTACGAAATCTGCCGCGACGAGTGTTTCTTTTCTTGGAAAGGTGGCAAAGCCTATCTGAACGGCGACGAGATTCACGTTTCGAAAACCTCGGATATGCACGATGCTTTGCTGGCAACAGGATTTCCCTATTCCAATTTTTCACAACTCGATAGTTACATGGGCTTGTTGAAGTGGTCGATGACAGAAGCCCGTGGCGTACGTCGTTTAGGTTCTGCCGCTACAGATTTGGCTTACGTGGCCTGCGGTCGTTTCGATGCATTCTTTGAATACGACCTGAAGCCCTGGGATGTCGCCGCCGGTGCGTTTATCGTACAGCAGGGCGGAGGAAAGATTGCGGATTTCAACTGTGGAGAAAGTTACCTGTTTGGTGGCGAGATTATAGCTTCCAATGCTCCGTTGCTTGCTGAAATGCAGCAAAAAGTGGATGAATTTATGAATTGA